One part of the Oceanihabitans sp. IOP_32 genome encodes these proteins:
- a CDS encoding suppressor of fused domain protein translates to MLKGLFKKKTPVEKFMTHLDRIFQTEPEYYKEESETNGIAGVTSIVYKDIPEKGMITGITYGLSLGNHPDWKLGRPELIITVDSKDASWAQVAGYLANSLRGNCPFSYSNTINFREKISDESEMDAFLVFAPSILDKKDFANIDIGLNYKINIAGLYPIYASEMEYIDKNGLEKFWKHPNFDMYNVNRKRIK, encoded by the coding sequence ATGCTGAAAGGATTATTTAAGAAGAAAACACCAGTCGAAAAGTTTATGACTCATTTGGACAGAATTTTCCAAACCGAACCTGAATATTACAAAGAGGAATCGGAAACGAATGGAATTGCTGGAGTTACGAGCATAGTTTATAAAGATATTCCAGAAAAAGGAATGATAACTGGAATTACATACGGACTTTCACTCGGAAACCATCCTGATTGGAAATTAGGACGACCTGAATTAATAATAACGGTTGATTCAAAAGACGCTTCTTGGGCTCAAGTTGCTGGATATTTAGCCAATAGTTTGAGAGGAAATTGTCCATTTAGTTATAGCAATACAATTAACTTCAGAGAAAAAATATCGGACGAATCTGAAATGGATGCATTTCTTGTGTTTGCACCATCGATTTTGGACAAAAAAGATTTTGCGAATATTGACATTGGTTTGAATTACAAAATCAATATTGCAGGACTATATCCGATTTACGCATCTGAAATGGAATACATTGACAAAAACGGACTTGAAAAATTTTGGAAACATCCAAATTTTGATATGTATAACGTGAATAGAAAACGAATAAAATAA